The DNA segment CATGGCCAGCTTCAAGACGATTGTAGGGGGGCAGCTGGAGGGGTACACCGAGATGCTGAACAATGCCCGTGCCCTGGCAACAAAACGGATGGTAGCTGAGGCCGAGGAGCTCGGAGCGGACGGGGTAATCAACATCCGCTACTACTCAAGCTCGATAACCCGTAATGCAGCCGAGGTGGTGGTGTACGGAACTGCAGTGAAGTTCGGTTAAGGCTGCTGCTGCCGGCGCGCAGATAGCCCGCAGAAAGGCGGGAATCACGCATAATCCGGGGCCTGCAGCGGGCTGCGCAGAAAACTTGCCGCAGCCAGTGCCGACACCAGCAGCGGCAGCCAGAAGGTAATCAATCTGCCGGTCACGGCTATCAGAAGGCCGGCCTCGAAGCCCGTTCCGTGGAACTGCAGCACGTGAGCCATGGTAATCTCGAAGGTTCCCAGCCCGCCGGGGCTGACCGGCAGGAGACTGACCATGTATGATGCCAGGGTAGCCAGTATGGCTATGTGTATTGGCACCGGTGTCTGCACTATGCCGGCAGCAATGTAATACTTTAGCGGGTATGCAAGCCACATCAGTGTTGCCGTACCAAACAGCCGCAGCAGCAGTGACCAACGGGCATAAGGTGCACATGAAGTGAAGATCAGCTGAAGATGATGCCGGGCTGCGGGAATCAGGGATACTGCGGCAGTAATGCCAACAAGGGACACACCTGCCAGGACTGCTGCCAGCGTCAGTCGATCTATCGGCAGGCCGTGGGGAATCAGGCTCATTGCGCCGACACCCAGTACCAGCAGAGGCACCAGAACGACGGTTTTATGCAGTACGATCAGTGCTGTCAGATGATGAACAGGCATTCCGGTGTACTTTTTCAGCAGGACCAGCTTGACTCCCTCTCCCCCGAGCTTTGAAGACGGGGTCAGGCTTTCCATGAGTGATGCTGCTGAATTGATGCGCAGTACCTCTGCAAAATGGCGTATCCCACGGTACCGAATGTGATCGCGACTGCTCAGTGGGCCGGCCCACAGGTAGGTTGTTATCAGCAGGGTGCCGATCTGCAGCATCACCAGTGGCAGCAGGTGCCGTGGCTGTAGAGTGGTCAGGAGTACTCGCATCTGATGATACTCAGTCTGGCGAACCGCATGGAGCACTATCCCGACCAGCACTACGAAACTCATCGCGTGTTTGCCAGTGGTCTTCCAGCAGATTTTTCGGGTATTCATGGCAACTCCAGTCTTGTAGTGCTTTTGAGTTAGTCAAGACAAACTTTTTTCCTACTATATCCGTTCGCTCGGGAGGTGTCAAATATCGATATAATTGCACTATAGTTGTGGGTATTGGAAGGAGGTCTACGTGGTCATACGATACGCTGCTGGTTGTCTGGTTTTACTGGTGCTACTGGGTGCAGGATGTGCTCATCTTGATGAGGGCAGGGTGCCGCTGCCCGAGGTGCAGGTCTCTCAGGTCACCCCGGTTGCGATCAGCTTCCATGAGCTTACCCTGCGGGTAGAACTTGATGTGACAAATCCCTATCGGACCGGACTGCCCATACAGTCAGTTGGTGCTGAATTTCTTATTGAAGGCAACAGGGTATTCAGCAGCCTGAGTGATGATGATTTTGTAATACCTGCCAGCAGCAGCAGCAGCCAGAGCTTTACGGTGGTGCTGCCGTTTGCAGCGCTGTCAGAGTCCGTGGTCGCATATCGAGAACGGGAGATGCTGGATGCACAGATCGAAATGCGCATCCAGGTCGCGCTGCCCGAACTGCCGGGACTTCCTGGCAGCTACACCTTCGAGCTATCCGACCAGATACAGATACCCACCCTGGATCCGCGAATCAGGATTGCCGGGTTTCGCGTTCAGCCACCGTCGGCGGACCAGATTGCCCGGGCAGTGGAGTCTGCTGCGCTTGAAACCGGTATTGACCAGGCTGTCGGTTTTTTTTCCGGCATGCTGCGTGGACAGACGCCACAGATCGAATTCGACCCACGCGAGATTGATGTGCCGTTTGTAGTGTCTTTCACGCTTGAGCTGGAAAACCGGACCCCGGTAGTGCTTGACTTTCCGCAGCTGGCCTTCCGGCTGGATGTTGAGGGAGTCCCGCTGGTAGAGGGGATCAGCGAAACCGTGGAGGTAAGGGGAAGCAGTACCCTTGTTGAGGTGGTTAATACCTTCAGTTCCCGCAATCTCGGTGAACAGGTTATCGGGGCGTTCGAACGGGGCTCGGGAGAGTTTCTGGTTACGGGGTCAGCTGTGGTAGATCTGCCGGAACCCTTGAAGCAGTCCTTGCAGCTGGAGTTTTCGGAAGCCGGCAGTTTTCGTCTGCGCTGAGGGACAACTGCAGATAAAGCGCTTGACAAAGTGTGGGGGATTCTCTAATTTTTGACCAATCAAAATAAATAATTTGCTTAGTAGTTTGAAAAGGGCTCAGGAGGATACCATGAAACTTCGAGCAAGTATCTCGATAGTGTGCGTGTTGCTTATAGTGGGTGCAGTAGCCGGCTGCACAGAGGATAACCATACCGCAGCATCAGGTTCGCCGATTGTGGTCACCACCTTTACAGTGCTGCAGGATCTGACCAGGATGGTGACCGGTGATGTGCTGGATGTACGCACCATTACCCCGGTCGGGGGCGAGGTCCATGAGTGGGAGCTTATTCCTTCCAATTTTGTGGATATCGAGCAGGCTGCCCTGGTACTGTATAACGGTCTGGATCTTGAGGAATGGATGGGGCAGGTGCGTTCAACAGTAACCGCCGGTACCCCGGTAGTACCGGTTGCCGATCGCAGCGGTTTTGCAACACTGCCAATCAGAATCGGTGAGCTGACCGGTAACCCTGATCCGCATGTCTGGATGAATCCGGAGGGAGCTATTGCGTACCTGGATGTTATTCTAAAGGCGGTCTCGGATCTGGTGCCTGAGCATGCCGACCGGTTTGCACAGAATGCCGCCCAGGCTCAGCAGGAGATACGCCAGGCCGCCGGCGAGCTGCAAGGTCTGATCGATACCATCCCGTCAGAACAGCGTACCCTTGTTACCAGCGAGGCTGCATTCCTGTATTTTGCCGATGCCTTCGGACTGGAGCATGATGCTATCTGGGGCAGCAACGACGAGGAGGAGGGTACCCCGAGGCAGATTGCCCGCGTAGTAGACCTGATCCGGGACAGAACTATTCCGGTAGCCTTCTACGAGAGCACCATCAGCAACCGCCATGTCCGCAGTGTGGCCGAGGACACCGGTATCCGTGTGGCCGGGCCGCTGTATGTGGACTCGCTTGGAGTTGCCGGCAGCGAAGCAGAGAGCTATATCGGTATGCTGCGACACAATGTCGAGCTTATTGTCCGGGAACTTCGCTGAGCCTTCAGCCCATAGCGGCCCTTGTCAAAGCCGGGAGTCCTGCATAGACTCCCGGCATGTTTTTTAACCAGCACTTTGCCGCAATGATTTGCCAGGCGACCGGCGCTGTTGATTTCCAGGTGCAGGAATGTATTCAGGAGCTGTGGAGTGGTTATGGCCACATATGGCGTGTGCAGCTGGAGGGCGCTCGAATGCGCTCGGTCGTGGTCAAACACGTACAGCTGTACAGGGACTCGCGACACCCACGCGGCTGGAACAGCGATTACTCGCATCAGCGCAAGCTGCGCTCTTACGAAGTGGAGACCGCCTGGTATCGCAGCCGGGCTGGAAGCTGCGATGCCGCCTGCCGCGTACCTGCCTGCCTGGCTATCGAGTCGTCCGATAACGAGGTGTTCATGGTGCTGGAAGACCTCGATGCCGCGGGATTTTCCGATCGCCGGTCAGGTATCGATCAAACGGAGATGCTGCTGTGTCTGTCATGGCTGGCCCATTTCCATGCCCGATTCCTGGGTGAGTCACCGACAGGGTTGTGGCAAAACGGTACCTACTGGCACCTGGATACCAGACCGGATGAGCTGGCCGCACTGGAGGATCTCCCGCTGCGCCGCGCTGCTGCCGCCATCGATGCCCGGCTATCTGCAGCACACTGGCAAACCCTGGTACATGGGGACGCCAAGATTGCCAATTTCTGTTTCGGCCGTGACAGTGTAGCTGCGGTGGACTTCCAGTATGTCGGCGGAGGCTGCGGTATGAAGGACCTGGCGTATTTTATTAGCAGCTGCCTGAGCGAACAGGAGTGTGAACGCCAGGAACAGTATATTCTGGACAGGTATTTCGGTTATCTTGAGCAGGCGCTGCAACGGTACCGGAAGCCGGCATCACGGACAGATGTCGAGGCCGAATGGCGACCGCTGTATCGCGTAGCCTGGGCGGATTTCCATCGTTTTGTAAAGGGTTGGAGCCCCGGTCACTGGAAGATCAACAGCTACAGCGAAAGAATCACCCGTCTGGTGCTGGCAGGAGATTTCCCGGATGCATGAGCTCTATACCCGGCTGCCAGAGCTGAAGGATCGTGCCATGCAGGCTGCCCGGGCCGCCGGGCGGGTGATCATGGACTGCAGGTCCGGGGACCTTGCGGTGCGCCTGAAGGAATCCGGTTACAGTCGGGCCTCACGCATCCTTACCCGTGCCGATGCCGAAAGCCAGGAGATTCTGCTGGCGAGGCTGCTGTCCGGCGACGATTACCCGGAGATCGGGCTGTTAAGCGAGGAAACCCCCGATGATCTCAGCCGGCTGCATCATGAGTGCTTCTGGGCGGTCGATCCCCTGGACGGTACCCTGGCCTTTGCCGAGGCCGGCAGCGGATTTGCGATTTCGATTGCCCTGGTTTCCCGTACCGGGCAGCCACTGCTCGGGGTGGTACACGATCCGGTTGCCCGGCAGTCATGGTGGGCGGTTGCCGGTCAGGGGGCATGGCTGCGGAAGGATGATACGGGGCACACGGTACCGCTGCAGCTGCAGTCGAGGAAAGGGCGGCAGGACGCTGCTGGTTCCCTGAACATCTATCTGGATCAGGGATTTCGGGAACCGCCTGGGTGGGCCCGGATTGAGTTCGGGCTGGACAGGATTGCCGTCGAGCTGGGGTATGCCGGTGGGGTTTTTCACCGGGGCGGCGGTGCCGTTCTGAATGGGGTACAGGCGTTATTCGATGGGGGGTGTTATTTCAAATCTCCCAAGTCGCAGCAGGGTGGCGGCTGTATATGGGACTATGCCGCCACGGTATGCCTTGCCAGCGAGGCAGGCGGATGGTGCAGCGATGCTGCCGGACAGCCGCTGCAGCTGAACAATCCTGCCTCGGTGTTTCTGAATCACTGCGGGGTGGTGTACGCCGGTGATGCGCAGCTGGGCAGGGCGGTGGTGGCGCTGCTGGGCAGTCAGGTAGCCGATCAGGATATAAGAAAATAAATATTGACAATCAGTGCATAAATATACAGAATACCAGGGCCGAATCTTCCTGGCTTGTATACATACGCAGTGTCGGTGGTTTTCCAGCCATCAGAGCATATCGCCGGGGTGTCGCAAAAAAAAGGAGAAATTATGGACAACAAACTTTTATCCAAATTTGTTCTGGCGGAGGATGTGCGCAAGACACTGGAGTCTGTGGCATCAATTATCATCCCGCAGAACAGAGAACAGATGCTGGATCTGACGTTTAGAGGGGAGAAAGAAAGCTTTGAGGTCGGCTATGAGGTTCCCGGTAAGGGATTTTATGTAGAAGCCACCGTAGACAAATGCAAAAACGGTGCTTCGGTAAACTATACCGAGGCTTACATGCGACGACGTGACCCTGCGGCAATGGTTATTGCAGATGATCTTCCTACCGATAAGGCGAAATATACAGATCGCTTCGGGGAAACCTTTGACAACACCCGGGCTCAGGCGCTGGAATGGCTGGCTGGCCAGGACGAGCTCATCGTGCTGCCGTTTATGGCTGGCGACGCTGATGGCGACTATCCATCCATGCTGGTTGCGCCGGCCAATGCCGGGTTTTTTGTAACCGGCCTGGCCGATCTGCAGGGCTTTATCCCGAAAGATGAACTGCCGGATAATTTTGAGCCGGTCGGGGCCCTGTTTCTGGTGCCGCCGTTCCGCCATACCCATTTCGAAGGCAAGCAGGTTGTAGTTCACAACCGCACCCCCAAGGTGCATGAGCTGTTCTGTTTTAATCTCTATCCGGGACCCTCCGCCAAGAAAGGGGTGTACAGCATCCTGATTCACGAAGGCGAGAAAGAGAACTGGGTTACCCTGCACTCATCAGCGGTGCGGCTGGTTACCCCGTACGACAACGAATTTGTAATTCTGCACGAAGGTGCCAGCGGGGGAGGCAAGAGTGAACTCACGCAGGCCATCCACCGCGAGGAAGATGGTCGTATTCTGGTTGCCAGAGACACCATTCACAAGGAAAACATCTATCTCGAGATGCTGGATACCTGTGAGCTGCACCCGGTGACCGACGACATGGCGCTGGCTGACATGAAGAGTGCCCCCAACGGCAAACTGGTAGTGCAGGATGCCGAAGAGGGCTGGTTCCTGCGCGTGGATCATCATACCGAGTATGGTACCGAGCCGAGCCTGGAGCGCCTGTGTACCCATCCCCCCGAACCACTGATTTTTCTGAACATCGATGGCCGACCGGGTGCGACAGCACTGCTATGGGAACACACCATGGATGAACCTGGCAAGCCATGCCCAAATCCGCGGGTAATAATGCCCCGTAAGCACGTGCCCAACGTGGTTACCGGCAAGGTAGAGGTTGATGTTCGCTCCTTCGGGGTGCGAACCCCGCCTACTACCAGGGAAAAACCCAACTACGGAATCATCGGGATGCTGCACATTCTGCCGCCGGCTCTGGCATGGCTGTGGCGACTGGTTGCCCCGCGAGGACATGCCAACCCGAGTATTATTACCACCAAGGGGCTGACATCAGAAGGTGTTGGCTCATACTGGCCGTTTGCCACCGGTAAAATGATTACCCAGGCGAACCTGCTGCTTGAGCTGGCCTTGAATACCCCAAACACCCGCTACGTGTTGATGCCGAATCAGTACATCGGCGCCTTCCATGTCGGCTTCAAGCCCGAATGGATCGGGCGTGAGTACATCGCGCGTCGCGGCAGTGTAAAGTTCCGCCCGGAGCAGCTGATCCCCAGCCGCTGCCCGCTGCTGGGATACAGCCTGCCATCGCTCAAGGTGAACGGCCAGGAGATGCCGCACGGACTGCTGCAGGTTGAGGAACAGCCGGACGTAGGTATCGAAGGCTATGACAAGGGGGCCAGGATACTGCATGACTTCTTTCTGCAGGAACTGGCCAAGTTTGATTCCCCGGATCTGCACCCCTTGGGCAAGAAGATTATCGAGCTGGTAAAGCAGGAGGCTCCGGCTTCCAAATACGATGAGCTGATGCCCAGCAACGCATAAGCAGTCAGGCTGCCATGCTGCTGTATACGGCCGTGTGTATCTCACGCGGCCGTATTTTTTTTCTCCAGCCTGTGGCTCAGGTCCCGCAAAAGGTTACGGTAACCCGCTCCTCCGGGGCCGGGGGGTAATAGAACGCGTCCGGTGGCCGGGTCCAGGGATGGCGAACCGCTGCAAGCAGCTGATGGCAGAGACGCATATCCTGATGTTCTACCGCAGCCTTCAGCGCCTGTTCCACCACGTGATTGCGCGGAATGCAGGCAGGGTTTGCCTGCTGCATGCGTGCGGCAGCGGCATCGGGATCCCGGATCGCATCTCTCCAGCGCTCGAACCACCGGTTGAATACCGGCTCCTGATCCGCCGGCAGCTGCAGCTCACGAACCGTCCCGGACACAAGGGCATACTGCAGGCGATAGAAGATGGTGGTAAAATCAGCCCCGGCGGTCTGCAGGCGTTGCAGAAAATCGGCAACAAGCCCTTCTGCTGCCGGGATATCCTCGGCGGAAAAGCCAAGCTTGCTCCCCATGCGTTCCAGAAATCTGAGGTTGAAGTAATCAGGAAACCCCTGCAGAACGGCCCTGAGCTGGTGTTCGGCAGTCTGGCGATCGGGGTCGATCAACGGGGCCAGACACCCGGCAAGATTTTCCAGATTCCACAGGGTGATAGCCGCCTGACGACCGTAGGCGTAGCGGCCCTGGGTATCAATGGAACTGAAGGTCTGGTATACGTCGTACTCATCCATAAACGCGCAGGGGCCATAGTCGATTGTTTCCCCCGAGACTGCGGTGTTGTCGGTATTCATGACCCCGTGGATAAACCCCAGCGACATCCAGTGTGCCGTCAGCTCTGCCTGCCTGCGCATAACCCCGTCCAACAGGGCAATGTAAGGTTCGGTAGATTCTGCTGCCTCGGGATAGTGGCGCTCGATCGCGTAATCCGCAAGCAGTTGCAGGGCCTCGATATCCCCGCGAGCCGCAAAATACTCGAAGGTGCCGACCCTGATATGACTGGCAGCCACACGGGTAAGTACACCGCCGGGGAGGGGAGCCTCGCGATACACCGGCTCGCCGGTGGCAACTGCAGCCAGACTCCGGGTTGTCGGCACTCCCAGGGCGTGCATGGCCTCGCTGACAATGTACTCCCGCAGTACCGGCCCCAGCGCCGAACGACCGTCGCCACGCCGCGAGTACACTGTCGGGCCGGACCCCTTCAGGCTGATGTCCCGGTGGTGGCCGAATTTATCTAAAACCTCACCCAGCAGCAGCGCCCGGCCATCACCCAGCCGCGGCACAAAGCTGCCAAACTGGTGCCCGGCGTATACCTGGGCAACAGGCTGTGCCCCCTGCGGTACCCGGTTCCCGCCGAATAAATCTGCAGCAGCCTTTTCTTTCCCGGCCATCTCACCAAGATTCAACTCATCTGCCAGCGGTTGGTTGAACAGCAGTACATGCGGATCCCGAACCGGTGCAGGGCTAACCGGTGCATAAAACCTGTCCGGCAGGCTGACATAGGTGTTGTCAAATGGAATCTCCATATAAGGAAGGTAAAAAAGATTATAGAAAAAGTCATCAAAACAGAGGCCTGGGGTTGTTGGATTCAGTTGTGGTACCCAGCTACATTTATTTAACTGATATTTCCGGGACTCACAAAGTAGTTGTTGTTGTCGCGGGTTCACTCAAACCCCTGTAGAGGTGGCTGATGAGGCAGATCACTGGATTTCTCTCGAGGCGTCGCAGCTGCCCTGGACAAAAACATACCGCCAGGAAGAATACTGAATACAATAACCAGTCTCTGTAGCAGGTGTTGCTTCTCGGACTTGAAGGCGGGTTTAGCTATTGCAGGTCTCACTTGGGGGACATTTTCGGCATTCTCACAAGCAGACTCCTGCTAACTTCCTGATTCTATCTTATTACTATGATCACCGAAAGCCAATCCTGGCTCCCGGTGATCCCGTTCAGACTAAGACTTTTTGTACTCTTTGATTTTTACCACCAGTAATGCGGTTAACACAAGCATAATACCTACGTGGGTAAATACCATAATCGGCATGTATTCAAGGTGATGGTGAATTCGATGCAGTTCACGTCGTATTTCCCATGTACGCCATTCTTCCAGACGTTCAAAGGTGTTGATAAGAGCTTCTTCACCTGTTGCCGGTGTCTGGTTTTCAGCGAATGCTGGAACCAGCGATACGGTCAGGAAAAGTAATATAAAAATTCCCAGTACAAGTCGATGTGTGTTGTTTGCCATACGATTACTCCTTATTGTGTATCGTGTTCGATGAGACGAACTATGTTAGACGCGTCTAACAAATGAATACATGGTAATACCTCTAGAGTCAATACTTAATTTGAAATTTCTGGTTGGTTGGCAAACTTGATCACTATTTATCCTTAACTGAGAAGGTTTCTATCCTGCCTTGACCTCTGAGTGTAAAAACACCGTACCCCTGTGGGATACGGTGTTCTCTATAGCTACGGCCTCCGCTCACTGTGTTCGCTGCGGTACGCGTCCAGCTGCGCTGAATCGCTCAGGCAGGACTCTATGCTCGGCTCTGTGAGCCTCCGCACCCCGCATTCTGCTATCGTGGGTCCCTGCGTAAACCACTACCACAAAACGCTGGTCGAGGTTCGAGTCCTGTTTTGACCTCTGGATATAAAAAAACACCGTACCCCTGTGGGATACGGTGTTCTCTATAGCAGGGGCAGGACTCGAACCTGCGACCTCCGGGTTATGAGCCCGACGAGCTGCCAACTGCTCTACCCTGCGGCGTTGTTGGTAAGATACAGATGTTATCGAAAAGGGTCAAGGGGGGTGCGGCATTTCTTGTTGATAAATTGTTGCAGGATAAATACACAGCTTCAGTCGTGCAGCCGCTGGTTCATGAGGCTGCGAAGAAGCAGCCAGAGTATTAAAGGAAGCCATGCCAGAAGCCAGTGCACCAGCCCTGCCTGGCGAACTGCGAGATTATAGATCCAGTGCAGCAGGATTGCCATTGCCAGCAGGCCGGTAACACTGGCTGCCTTCCAGACAGGATCGAGGCGTCGGGTACGGATCGATCCTTCGTTCCGGTGATGGAGCGTGCCTGTTTTCAGGCGTCGCCGGTGTTCGACAATAAGCAGTGCCAGGGCGGTGGTACCGGCATGGAGCGGTACCGAGGTAAGCAGGCGTAATGGCCAGGGGCTGGCGGAAACCAGGAAAACGGTTTCTGACACGCCAAAGCCAAGGCCGACCAGAACTGCTGGTGCGCCGAACAGCCCGAGAAGGGCTGCCGCGGCGAACTTGATAAGCTCTTCGGGAAGGGCGGCGTACCAGAGGGCGGCTGCTGCACTGCGGGGTTCCAGCGCCAGCATGCTTTGCAGCCATACACCGGCCAGCAGTGCCGGCCATACCGCCAGAAAACCGGTTGCAAAGGCGGTCCATTGTACTGCACAGCCGGGCTGCGCGGGTTCGGTTCGCATGGCTTACTCCGTGGCGGTGCTGCTCAGCTTGCGCAGGCCGGCGGCGAGTTTTTTCAGTACTGCCATCTCGCCGATGGAGATGCGGATGGCGTTATCCAGCCCGAACGACTGCAATGAGCGTACGGTCACCCCATGCTGCTGCAGAACGGTACAGGCTTGCTGGGCGGGCACCGGGGTGGTAACACAGATAAAATTCGCCTGACTGGGGTAGTACTGCAGGTTCAGCTCGTCCAGCACCCCGGTCAGGTACTGCATGCCATCATGGTTTACCTGGAGTGATCGCTCGACAAAATCGCGGTCCTGCAGTGCGGCTACACCGGCTGCCAATGCAAGCCCGTTTACATTAAAGGGTTGTTTGACGCGCAGGAAACAACGGATTATGTCGGGATCGGCAAACCCGTATCCGAGTCGCAGTGCTGCCAGGCCGTAGATCTTGGAGAAGGTGTGCAGCACAACCAGATTCGGGTAGTCGTTCAGTAGTGCCGGTGAGGCGGGGTAATCCGGTGCGGTGGCGTATTCGCTGTAGGCTTCGTCCAGAATCACGAGGACACGTGGCGGTACCTGCTGCAGAAAACCCTGGAGTTCCGCCTGGCTGCGATAGGTACCGGTCGGATTATTGGGGTTGCATACCCAGACAATGCGGGTGTCGGTATCAATCTGGCTCAGCATGCCATCCAGATCGTGATTTCCATCGATCAGCGGTACCTGGCGAACCTCTGCACCGTACAGGCGGCTGGCAAACTCGTACTGGCTGAATGTAGGGGTGGCCATAACAGCATTGGTGCCAGGCTCCAGGAAGGCTGCGGCAGCCATGATCATGATATCGTCCGAACCATTCCCCAGTATGATGCGCTCACCCGGGATGCCGTGATGCTCTGCAAGGGCTTCTATCAGGGCGGTTCCCCGCCCATCGGGATAGACCTCAAGCTCTCCGGCGGCTGCGAGCAGGGCCGGGATGATGTCGGGCGAGTACCCAAGCGGATTTTCGTTGCTCGAGAGCTTGATAGTTCCCGCACTACGCTTGCCGGGATGATAGGCTGGTATTAGACTGAGGCTGGTGCGCGGCACCGGACGCTGCGTGTTCATATCGGAATAGTATTGTGCCGTGTGCGGCAGGTCAAGGGAGTTGGTTATGGATGTATGGATCGTCGAGGCGATAGGCTATCTGGCTTCACTGCTGATTGCGGTGTCGCTGTTAATGGTATCGATTCTGAAGCTGCGCGTGATCAACCTGTTTGGTTCCATGGTATTTGTAGTCTACGGAGTTTTGCTCGGATCGGTACCGCTTATGCTTACCAATCTGTTTATTATCGGGGTGAACACCA comes from the Spirochaeta africana DSM 8902 genome and includes:
- a CDS encoding DUF4914 family protein, which produces MDNKLLSKFVLAEDVRKTLESVASIIIPQNREQMLDLTFRGEKESFEVGYEVPGKGFYVEATVDKCKNGASVNYTEAYMRRRDPAAMVIADDLPTDKAKYTDRFGETFDNTRAQALEWLAGQDELIVLPFMAGDADGDYPSMLVAPANAGFFVTGLADLQGFIPKDELPDNFEPVGALFLVPPFRHTHFEGKQVVVHNRTPKVHELFCFNLYPGPSAKKGVYSILIHEGEKENWVTLHSSAVRLVTPYDNEFVILHEGASGGGKSELTQAIHREEDGRILVARDTIHKENIYLEMLDTCELHPVTDDMALADMKSAPNGKLVVQDAEEGWFLRVDHHTEYGTEPSLERLCTHPPEPLIFLNIDGRPGATALLWEHTMDEPGKPCPNPRVIMPRKHVPNVVTGKVEVDVRSFGVRTPPTTREKPNYGIIGMLHILPPALAWLWRLVAPRGHANPSIITTKGLTSEGVGSYWPFATGKMITQANLLLELALNTPNTRYVLMPNQYIGAFHVGFKPEWIGREYIARRGSVKFRPEQLIPSRCPLLGYSLPSLKVNGQEMPHGLLQVEEQPDVGIEGYDKGARILHDFFLQELAKFDSPDLHPLGKKIIELVKQEAPASKYDELMPSNA
- a CDS encoding lysylphosphatidylglycerol synthase transmembrane domain-containing protein, which codes for MNTRKICWKTTGKHAMSFVVLVGIVLHAVRQTEYHQMRVLLTTLQPRHLLPLVMLQIGTLLITTYLWAGPLSSRDHIRYRGIRHFAEVLRINSAASLMESLTPSSKLGGEGVKLVLLKKYTGMPVHHLTALIVLHKTVVLVPLLVLGVGAMSLIPHGLPIDRLTLAAVLAGVSLVGITAAVSLIPAARHHLQLIFTSCAPYARWSLLLRLFGTATLMWLAYPLKYYIAAGIVQTPVPIHIAILATLASYMVSLLPVSPGGLGTFEITMAHVLQFHGTGFEAGLLIAVTGRLITFWLPLLVSALAAASFLRSPLQAPDYA
- a CDS encoding 3'(2'),5'-bisphosphate nucleotidase CysQ family protein, yielding MHELYTRLPELKDRAMQAARAAGRVIMDCRSGDLAVRLKESGYSRASRILTRADAESQEILLARLLSGDDYPEIGLLSEETPDDLSRLHHECFWAVDPLDGTLAFAEAGSGFAISIALVSRTGQPLLGVVHDPVARQSWWAVAGQGAWLRKDDTGHTVPLQLQSRKGRQDAAGSLNIYLDQGFREPPGWARIEFGLDRIAVELGYAGGVFHRGGGAVLNGVQALFDGGCYFKSPKSQQGGGCIWDYAATVCLASEAGGWCSDAAGQPLQLNNPASVFLNHCGVVYAGDAQLGRAVVALLGSQVADQDIRK
- the hisC gene encoding histidinol-phosphate transaminase; the encoded protein is MNTQRPVPRTSLSLIPAYHPGKRSAGTIKLSSNENPLGYSPDIIPALLAAAGELEVYPDGRGTALIEALAEHHGIPGERIILGNGSDDIMIMAAAAFLEPGTNAVMATPTFSQYEFASRLYGAEVRQVPLIDGNHDLDGMLSQIDTDTRIVWVCNPNNPTGTYRSQAELQGFLQQVPPRVLVILDEAYSEYATAPDYPASPALLNDYPNLVVLHTFSKIYGLAALRLGYGFADPDIIRCFLRVKQPFNVNGLALAAGVAALQDRDFVERSLQVNHDGMQYLTGVLDELNLQYYPSQANFICVTTPVPAQQACTVLQQHGVTVRSLQSFGLDNAIRISIGEMAVLKKLAAGLRKLSSTATE
- a CDS encoding protein adenylyltransferase SelO, which gives rise to MEIPFDNTYVSLPDRFYAPVSPAPVRDPHVLLFNQPLADELNLGEMAGKEKAAADLFGGNRVPQGAQPVAQVYAGHQFGSFVPRLGDGRALLLGEVLDKFGHHRDISLKGSGPTVYSRRGDGRSALGPVLREYIVSEAMHALGVPTTRSLAAVATGEPVYREAPLPGGVLTRVAASHIRVGTFEYFAARGDIEALQLLADYAIERHYPEAAESTEPYIALLDGVMRRQAELTAHWMSLGFIHGVMNTDNTAVSGETIDYGPCAFMDEYDVYQTFSSIDTQGRYAYGRQAAITLWNLENLAGCLAPLIDPDRQTAEHQLRAVLQGFPDYFNLRFLERMGSKLGFSAEDIPAAEGLVADFLQRLQTAGADFTTIFYRLQYALVSGTVRELQLPADQEPVFNRWFERWRDAIRDPDAAAARMQQANPACIPRNHVVEQALKAAVEHQDMRLCHQLLAAVRHPWTRPPDAFYYPPAPEERVTVTFCGT
- a CDS encoding metal ABC transporter solute-binding protein, Zn/Mn family — its product is MKLRASISIVCVLLIVGAVAGCTEDNHTAASGSPIVVTTFTVLQDLTRMVTGDVLDVRTITPVGGEVHEWELIPSNFVDIEQAALVLYNGLDLEEWMGQVRSTVTAGTPVVPVADRSGFATLPIRIGELTGNPDPHVWMNPEGAIAYLDVILKAVSDLVPEHADRFAQNAAQAQQEIRQAAGELQGLIDTIPSEQRTLVTSEAAFLYFADAFGLEHDAIWGSNDEEEGTPRQIARVVDLIRDRTIPVAFYESTISNRHVRSVAEDTGIRVAGPLYVDSLGVAGSEAESYIGMLRHNVELIVRELR
- a CDS encoding LEA type 2 family protein, whose product is MVIRYAAGCLVLLVLLGAGCAHLDEGRVPLPEVQVSQVTPVAISFHELTLRVELDVTNPYRTGLPIQSVGAEFLIEGNRVFSSLSDDDFVIPASSSSSQSFTVVLPFAALSESVVAYREREMLDAQIEMRIQVALPELPGLPGSYTFELSDQIQIPTLDPRIRIAGFRVQPPSADQIARAVESAALETGIDQAVGFFSGMLRGQTPQIEFDPREIDVPFVVSFTLELENRTPVVLDFPQLAFRLDVEGVPLVEGISETVEVRGSSTLVEVVNTFSSRNLGEQVIGAFERGSGEFLVTGSAVVDLPEPLKQSLQLEFSEAGSFRLR
- a CDS encoding YbjQ family protein, which codes for MILVNTDFISGKQLDTLGIVKGTTVQSKHLGSDIMASFKTIVGGQLEGYTEMLNNARALATKRMVAEAEELGADGVINIRYYSSSITRNAAEVVVYGTAVKFG
- a CDS encoding phosphotransferase → MFFNQHFAAMICQATGAVDFQVQECIQELWSGYGHIWRVQLEGARMRSVVVKHVQLYRDSRHPRGWNSDYSHQRKLRSYEVETAWYRSRAGSCDAACRVPACLAIESSDNEVFMVLEDLDAAGFSDRRSGIDQTEMLLCLSWLAHFHARFLGESPTGLWQNGTYWHLDTRPDELAALEDLPLRRAAAAIDARLSAAHWQTLVHGDAKIANFCFGRDSVAAVDFQYVGGGCGMKDLAYFISSCLSEQECERQEQYILDRYFGYLEQALQRYRKPASRTDVEAEWRPLYRVAWADFHRFVKGWSPGHWKINSYSERITRLVLAGDFPDA